CCGCGATTCGGCGGTGGGAACGGGGGCTTCGGGTCTGCATTTCGGAGCCATCGGCGTTCGGGTCATTTCGAGGACGGTTTCGCGAGGGTTGTTTTCAGAGGCAACCGCGGCGCACGGCCGCGAAAAAGTCCGGCGCGCCGACTTGGCCGCCTTTAAAAACCACTTCGAGCGATGGCACCGGCAGCGACGCACCGCGCGCCGCGCACAAGGGCGCCCCCGGCGCCAACGGCGCCACCATGCGCAGGCTTTCGATGCCCAAGGCGCGGCCGACGTAGCTGGAGGTGTCGCCGCCCGCGACGAGCAGTCGACGGCCTCCGGTCTCGCGCAGGATTTCACCGGCCACCCAGCCCAGCGTCGGGCCGAGGGTCGCCGCCGGCACTACCGTTTCGACGGGACCGAGGCTCGTGCAGATCACCACGGAACGGCCGAGTTGCATCGCTTCGATGGCGCGCCGCTGCACCGTCGCCCAATCGGGTTCCGCCGCATCGACGGTGAGAATCTTAAACTCGTTTTCCGCCGCCCACGTGATCTGCCCGGCCGTGACCGGCGAACAGCTCCCGGACACCACCAGCAACGGCGCCACCGATTCCGGTGTCGGCCATTGCGGCGCAGCGCCCTGCCCGGCCAACGCCACGCTCACGGCCGATGATCCGACCGAAAACCAAGGGCCCGGACCGGCCGATTTCGCCCGCGCTTCGTCGATCAGGCGCCCGGCCGTCTCCAAGTGCGCTGGCGTGAGTCCATCGAAGAGCACCACGGCCAGCGCCTCGTCGGCCAGCAACTGTTCGAGCGCCGCCTCCGCGTCGCCATCCAATGCCAACACATCGAGCAGCGCACCGGGCAAGGTCGTCTGTGCCGCGAGGTGCTGCAACAGGTCGGCTTCGTGCATCGGCGTCACCGGATGCGCCATCATGGCGGGATGCCTATCGAGACGATGAATCGCGCCCGCGCTGCCGATGCCGAAGCGCGCAAAGAGGTTGCCGAATACCACGTAGCGCCCGAGCGCCGGTGCCCCCACCAACAGCGGCACCCAACGCTGCGCAAAGACCTCGCGACCGATTTCGAGCGCGCGGCCAATGCTGCCCACGGTCGGCGAGGAATCGAAGGTCGAACACACCTTGTAGTGCACGTGCCGCGGACCGAGTTCCCGCAGCGCCGTGAGCGCGGGCCGCAAGACGGCCTCCATTTCGGCGGACGCCAACGAACGGGTGAGTCCGGCGACGCCGATCGCGTCGAGTGGTTCGTCGAGCGCCGCGAGTTGTTCCGGTGTCGGCGGCTCCAAAAACAACGCGGTGCGCAGCCCGGCCCGGGTCAGCGACTCCAACGCGTCGGTCGAGCCGGTGAAGTCATCGCCGAAGAACGCGAGACGCAGGATGTTCGCGGGCGCACTCACGACGCCGCTTTGGGTTTACCACCAAACTTCTCCAACGATTGGGCCAACTCCGGGTAACGCGCAACGGCTGCCGCGACGTCCATCCCGGCGACCGCGGCCTCCCACCAGCGTTGCAGCGCACGCACGCCGGCGGCGGGTCCCTGCGGGTGGGCCTGGATGCCACCACCGGCCATGTAGAGCAGGTCGACGGTCTGGGTGCGTCGCCACGTCTCCGGCGCCTGGCCGCCCCATTGGCCCGACGAGACCACCGGCAACACCGGCCGGCCCAAAGGCTCCGTCGCCAAGCACGCGCTGATCGCGGCGACGACCGAATCGTCCGGCTCCCAGAACTTGTTGGCGATGCCGTTGACGTGCAGCTGATCCACGCCAGCGAGCCGCCAGTATTTTTGGTAGGCCGCAAAACCCATGCCCCAAAGCGGATGCCGGTTGAGCATGCCCCAGCCATTGCGGTGGCCGTGGATCGCCAACATACCGCGGTCACAGATCGCCTTGCCCGCCACCAGGCCGACGCTGTTCAGGCTCAGCATCACCGCCGTGCCGCCGGCCGCCACGACCTTGTCGTAGTGCCGCTGCATGGCGTCGAATTCATCGGTGATGTTGAACGCATACATCGGCTTGCGGCCGGTGCGTTCGGCGTGGGTGTTGATCACCGCCATGATGGCGTCCACTCGCTCGTCGAACGGCGAATGCGGTGGGTTCGCCATCAGCTCGTCGTCCTTCAAAAAATCGATGCCCGCCTCGATCAACTCCTGCACCATGGCCGCGGTCTGCGCGGGCGACAGACCCACACTCGGTTTGATGATGGTGCCGATGAGTGGGCGGTCCTGCACCTGCGTGAGCGCCCGACAGCCGGCCACGCCAAATTGCGGGCCGCGAAACGCCGCGCCCCACCCTGCCGGCACGGTGAAATCGAGCAGCTTCAGCCCGGAAAACTGGGCGATTTCGTAGAGGTTGCCCTGCAGGGTCGACATCAAGGTCGGCAGATTCGCGCCGAAGTTTTCCACCGCCCACGACACCTCGATCTCCGCGCGATGATAGGCCGCGGCCGGCGCGCGGCCGGTCGGCACGGTCGGTTGCGCCACTGTCTCCAGATGTTTGATACGTTCGACCCGGGCGGCGAAGCGGGCCTTGAGCTCGGCCGACTCACCCGGCACCGCCACAAAGGTGCCCGACGACTGTTCACCGGCCAGCACCGCGGCGGCGCGTTCCGGCTCGTTGGGCGTCTCGATCAGATACGTGGCGGTGATGCGTTCCATCGGCGGAAAAGGTGCGCTCAGGTTTACCGCAGCGGGACCCAGACGCTCATGTCGGTGTCCCCGCGATTGCCCCAGGCGTAGTAAGGCACGAAGGTCAGCTGGATCGGCTCGCTGGTCGGCGCGCCCACCTCGCGGTAGAGCTGTCCCGGTTCCCACGCCGGCCGCTGCACGTGCTCGCCCGGCAGGGTGATCGTCATTACTTGGGCGCCCGCGATGGTCTGCGGTTCGATCTGGGGGGACGCGGCCGTCGAACGCAGCGTGAGCGCCACGTCCTTCAGGTCGACGCCCTCCGGCAGGTCGTCGCCCTCCAGGCAATACACCAACGGACCGTAACGCACCGCCACTTGGTTGAGCGTCTCCTCCACCAAGGGATTGGCTTCGACGAGCACGGGCTTGAAGGCGAAATCCAGTTCCACCGTGTCGCCGGCCTGCCACTTCCGCGGCAAGTCCGCGTAGGTGCCGGGCGCAAACTGCGCGAGCACGGGCGAGCCGTTGATCTGAATCTGGGTGCCTTCCGGCTTCAACCAGCCCGGCAGGCGCAATTTGAGCGCGACCTCGTGCTCAGGCGCTGCTTCGATCACGATCTTGATCCGACCATCCCAGGGATAGTTGGTCTCCTGGCGGAGTTTGATGGCGTCACCGTTGGTCCACTGCGAATCGAGCGTGCTGGCGGCGTAAAGGTTCACCCAGACCGTGTCATCGGAAAGTGAATACACGTAGTTGTGCAGTTCGGCGATGGTGCGCACGACGTTGGGCGGGCAGCAGAACGAGGACTTGATGTTGGGCATGCGCGTGCGCGACCAGCGCATCGGCCAGTCGAAGTCATGCAGCTTGCGCAGCGGGTTCACGTAGAAATAGTCCCGCCCCTCCAGACTGATGCCGGGCAGGATGCCGTTGTAGACCGTCTGCTCAAACAGGTCGGCGT
This portion of the Actomonas aquatica genome encodes:
- a CDS encoding four-carbon acid sugar kinase family protein, translated to MSAPANILRLAFFGDDFTGSTDALESLTRAGLRTALFLEPPTPEQLAALDEPLDAIGVAGLTRSLASAEMEAVLRPALTALRELGPRHVHYKVCSTFDSSPTVGSIGRALEIGREVFAQRWVPLLVGAPALGRYVVFGNLFARFGIGSAGAIHRLDRHPAMMAHPVTPMHEADLLQHLAAQTTLPGALLDVLALDGDAEAALEQLLADEALAVVLFDGLTPAHLETAGRLIDEARAKSAGPGPWFSVGSSAVSVALAGQGAAPQWPTPESVAPLLVVSGSCSPVTAGQITWAAENEFKILTVDAAEPDWATVQRRAIEAMQLGRSVVICTSLGPVETVVPAATLGPTLGWVAGEILRETGGRRLLVAGGDTSSYVGRALGIESLRMVAPLAPGAPLCAARGASLPVPSLEVVFKGGQVGAPDFFAAVRRGCL
- a CDS encoding ribulose-bisphosphate carboxylase large subunit family protein, whose amino-acid sequence is MERITATYLIETPNEPERAAAVLAGEQSSGTFVAVPGESAELKARFAARVERIKHLETVAQPTVPTGRAPAAAYHRAEIEVSWAVENFGANLPTLMSTLQGNLYEIAQFSGLKLLDFTVPAGWGAAFRGPQFGVAGCRALTQVQDRPLIGTIIKPSVGLSPAQTAAMVQELIEAGIDFLKDDELMANPPHSPFDERVDAIMAVINTHAERTGRKPMYAFNITDEFDAMQRHYDKVVAAGGTAVMLSLNSVGLVAGKAICDRGMLAIHGHRNGWGMLNRHPLWGMGFAAYQKYWRLAGVDQLHVNGIANKFWEPDDSVVAAISACLATEPLGRPVLPVVSSGQWGGQAPETWRRTQTVDLLYMAGGGIQAHPQGPAAGVRALQRWWEAAVAGMDVAAAVARYPELAQSLEKFGGKPKAAS